The following are encoded in a window of Chiloscyllium plagiosum isolate BGI_BamShark_2017 chromosome 11, ASM401019v2, whole genome shotgun sequence genomic DNA:
- the si:ch211-106k21.5 gene encoding uncharacterized protein si:ch211-106k21.5 — MGESGGGMKGPRLWILLQEWILLQAVVWGPEAADGVCLCDDNVNFRTFEFSQVREECCLNFTGSYIGTLQWNVFTNLSGIQVLDLSSCNISDIHKMDENPSSLEALYLDHNQLEQLPSDFLINAPSLKILHLEKNHLQQLPDNLLKDSDQIQELYLDSNNLKSIPSNVLKPSLMKLSLFNNTLECTCALYDDLAKYVTKNVSIGGSENMIMCYTPKHTQGVNIIDIHRSDICRSHGLTALFICLPLLAILAVVLCCYCWKRRRSDFKAMRQDSQICTIEKSGFSNTGDHQYITCRTPETTPIPTGYENSILGRNQFMLRPSTALLGSNRDLYEEVEIKPSVSVDSVTCVDVSNNKVQEDRVEEDRAEPELVNVTEELQESDHQRLYMNKTANYYNLVPDIELDDSDHGEYENIDLTS, encoded by the exons ATGGGAGAGTCCGGCGGAGGCATGAAAG GTCCAAGGTTATGGATATTACTTCAGGAATGGATTCTACTACAAGCAGTTGTTTGGGGTCCAGAGGCTGCAGATGGTGTCTGCCTATGTGATGACAATGTTAATTTCAGGACTTTTGAATTTAGCCAGGTGAGAGAAGAATGTTGCTTAAACTTCACTGGTTCTTACATTGGTACCCTTCAATGGAATGTCTTCACAAATTTGTCAGGAATCCAGGTCCTGGACCTCTCAAGTTGTAACATATCTGACATTCACAAAATGGATGAAAACCCAAGTTCTCTAGAGGCTCTATATCTTGATCATAATCAATTAGAACAATTACCTTCGGACTTCCTCATAAACGCACCCAGCTTAAAGATCCTTCATCTGGAGAAAAACCATCTTCAACAGTTGCCTGATAACCTTTTAAAGGATTCAGACCAAATTCAGGAGCTGTACCTAGATTCCAACAACTTAAAATCTATACCTTCAAATGTCTTGAAACCAAGCCTCATGAAATTGTCTCTTTTCAATAACACCTTGGAGTGTACATGTGCCTTATATGATGATTTAGCAAAATATGTTACTAAAAATGTAAGCATCGGTGGATCAGAAAACATGATTATGTGCTACACACCAAAGCACACTCAAGGTGTGAATATCATAGACATTCATCGCTCAGATATCTGTCGTTCCCATGGTCTCACAGCTCTCTTTATTTGCCTGCCATTgcttgcaattcttgcagtggtGTTATGTTGCTACTGCTGGAAAAGAAGAAGGTCTGATTTTAAAGCCATGAGACAAGACAGTCAAATTTGCACTATTGAGAAATCTGGCTTTTCAAATACAGGGGATCATCAGTATATAACTTGCAGGACTCCAGAGACAACTCCCATTCCCACAGGATATGAAAACAGTATTCTCGGCAGAAACCAGTTTATGTTACGTCCCTCAACAGCCTTGCTGGGTAGTAACCGTGATTTGTATGAAGAAGTGGAAATTAAGCCAAGTGTTTCTGTTGACTCAGTCACATGTGTTGATGTGTCCAATAATAAAGTGCAAGAAGATAGAGTTGAGGAAGACCGTGCTGAGCCAGAATTAGTGAACGTCACAGAGGAGTTACAAGAGTCAGATCATCAAAGGCTCTACATGAATAAGACAGCAAATTACTACAATCTAGTTCCTGACATTGAATTAGATGATTCTGACCATGGTGAATATGAAAATATCGATTTGACCTCGTGA